CCGCGCAGACCCGACGGGTCGCCGAGCATCGCGGCCCACAGGGAGTTCCAGCTGATCATCGTCCAGGACGCGTCGGCCACGCTCAGCGGTGCGCCCTCGAGCTGGTCCACCAGGCGCTGGACACCAGGCGGGATGTACGTCGAGATGCGCCCCGGCGCGGGCGGCGCCTGACCGGCCAGCACGAACAGGTGGTCCCGCTCGGCGTCGTCCAGCCGTAACGCGCGAGCCAGGGAGGTCAGCACCTGCGGCGACGGCGACGAAGACCGGCCCTGCTCGAGCCGTACGACGTAGTCGACCGACAGACCGGCCAGCAGGGCGAGCTCCTCACGCCGGAGCCCAGGCGCACGCCGTACGCCGTTCGCGGGCAGGCCGGCCTCGGCCGGGGTCACCCGGTCGCGCCAGGCGTGCAGGGTCTTGCCGAGTTCGGACACGTCTCCAGTATTGCGGCCCGGCCTGGCAACAGCCTGGTACTGCCGTTCCCCAGGCTGTTCCGGGTACTGCCTGTCCGCGTCGCGACCGGCCAGAGTCGTTGCCATGACCATCACACTGATCACCGGGGCCAACAAGAGCCTCGGCTTCCAGACCGCTCGCGAACTCGTTGCCCTCGGCCACATCGTGTACGTCGGGGCGCGCGACCAGGAGAAGGGGCGCAAGGCCGCCGCCGACCTCGGCGCGAAGACCGTCCAGCTCGATGTCACCGACGCCGCCTCGATCCGGGCCGCGGCCGAGCAGATCGAGGCCGCGGAGGGCCGGCTCGACGTACTCGTGAACAACGCCGGCATCCCCGGGCACGTGAACGCGGCCGGCATCCCGGGCCACCCGTCGACGGCGTCCGAGGTGACCGCCGAGACGCTCCGGACGGTCTTCGAGACCAACGTCTTCGGCGCGGCGCAGGTGCTGCACGAGTTCCTGCCGCTGCTGACCAAGAGCGACCACCCGGTCGTGGTGAACGTCAGCAGCGGGCTCGGCTCGATCGCGGGGGTGCCCTTCGACGGCGAGTCGGCGGTGCAGTCCTGGATCCCCGTCCCGGGGTACGCCGCCTCGAAGGCCGCACTCAACATGCTCACCGCGCAGTTCGCCTACCTGCTGCCGGACCTGCGGATCAACACCGTCGACCCAGGCTTCACCGCCA
The Kribbella italica DNA segment above includes these coding regions:
- a CDS encoding helix-turn-helix transcriptional regulator; amino-acid sequence: MATTLAGRDADRQYPEQPGERQYQAVARPGRNTGDVSELGKTLHAWRDRVTPAEAGLPANGVRRAPGLRREELALLAGLSVDYVVRLEQGRSSSPSPQVLTSLARALRLDDAERDHLFVLAGQAPPAPGRISTYIPPGVQRLVDQLEGAPLSVADASWTMISWNSLWAAMLGDPSGLRGRERNIVWRRFAGDDDLPDGYGRVRQTDEQAERFKIAMITDLRAAVTRYPKDTELHSLVADLRAISTEFATAWDDHQIAFHGSDHKTIEHPDLGPIVLDCDVLTVPGSDLRIVVYTAPPNSEAAEKLKLLAVIGLQSLA
- a CDS encoding SDR family NAD(P)-dependent oxidoreductase, yielding MTITLITGANKSLGFQTARELVALGHIVYVGARDQEKGRKAAADLGAKTVQLDVTDAASIRAAAEQIEAAEGRLDVLVNNAGIPGHVNAAGIPGHPSTASEVTAETLRTVFETNVFGAAQVLHEFLPLLTKSDHPVVVNVSSGLGSIAGVPFDGESAVQSWIPVPGYAASKAALNMLTAQFAYLLPDLRINTVDPGFTATDFNGHRGTQTVEEGAAIIVQAATIAKDGPTGQYLSIHGPVAW